One part of the Mesomycoplasma conjunctivae genome encodes these proteins:
- a CDS encoding DNA polymerase III subunit delta' codes for MGIWEQFITNSLTHKHFVHSVLLVSRYREVIDEKIKFLLEKFDNKAKIITFDIQLDKTSRTDFLEEINQLYFSNVGASNLRFVIIKSVDQGHPSLLNSLLKIIEEPPQDTYFIFSAQKKEKVLSTICSRSQIFYFSNYEFRKILFQILEKKQKNEYNWLFAQIFSNEQQIEEFINLCTPTILARFEEILSEFSTNYNNFILELNSLLEKENAFFLLKVLQYFFNAFIGVSYPQLPNNIKIAIKKTKKHIFDRQLSVIINDHIQNLLNSLETYQNFNLQKQAFLVKIYEVFSKFYD; via the coding sequence ATGGGTATTTGAGAACAATTTATTACAAATAGCTTGACACACAAACATTTTGTCCACTCTGTGCTTTTAGTAAGTAGGTATCGTGAGGTAATTGATGAAAAAATCAAATTTTTATTAGAGAAATTTGACAATAAAGCAAAAATTATTACTTTCGATATTCAATTAGATAAAACTTCACGAACTGATTTTCTTGAAGAAATTAACCAACTATATTTTAGCAATGTAGGAGCTTCAAATTTGCGTTTTGTGATCATTAAAAGTGTTGATCAAGGACATCCTAGCTTGTTAAATTCATTGCTAAAAATAATTGAAGAGCCACCACAGGATACTTATTTTATTTTTAGTGCACAAAAAAAGGAAAAAGTGTTGTCAACCATTTGTTCTCGAAGTCAAATTTTTTATTTTTCTAATTATGAATTTAGAAAAATTTTGTTTCAAATTTTAGAAAAAAAACAAAAAAATGAGTATAATTGGCTATTTGCTCAAATTTTTTCTAATGAGCAACAAATAGAAGAATTTATTAACCTTTGTACACCAACAATTTTAGCGCGTTTTGAAGAAATATTATCTGAATTTTCAACCAACTATAACAATTTTATTTTAGAGTTGAATAGCTTATTAGAAAAAGAAAATGCCTTTTTTCTTTTGAAAGTATTACAATATTTCTTCAACGCTTTTATTGGTGTTAGTTATCCTCAACTACCAAATAACATTAAAATAGCAATTAAAAAAACTAAAAAACACATTTTCGATCGTCAATTAAGTGTTATAATAAATGATCATATTCAAAATCTTTTAAATTCCTTAGAGACATATCAAAATTTTAACTTACAAAAACAAGCATTTCTTGTTAAAATATACGAAGTTTTTAGCAAATTTTATGACTAA
- the tmk gene encoding dTMP kinase, whose protein sequence is MFITFEGIDGCGKTTVLNLFAKYLQKKFPTREIIVTREPGGTGVVEAEKVREIALDRNHDISPYSEMLLMATSRRMHLEKLIWPALKENKIILCDRYIDSSIAYQGFGLQLGEQLVSMVNNLISNNTKPDITFFIDVEPKVAFERMSQIINHKRDRLEIRGRQFYLRVIEGFNFVAKQRPNNFFKISGNNQPEEVLANVINVFEKFLAG, encoded by the coding sequence ATGTTTATTACATTTGAAGGAATTGATGGTTGTGGGAAAACCACAGTTTTAAATCTTTTTGCTAAATATCTCCAAAAAAAATTCCCTACTCGTGAAATTATTGTTACTCGCGAGCCAGGAGGTACAGGAGTTGTTGAAGCAGAAAAAGTGCGTGAAATTGCTTTAGATCGCAATCATGATATTTCTCCATATTCAGAAATGCTTTTAATGGCTACATCGCGGCGTATGCACTTAGAAAAATTAATTTGACCGGCCTTAAAAGAAAACAAAATTATCCTTTGCGATCGCTATATTGACTCATCAATAGCTTATCAGGGTTTTGGTTTGCAACTAGGAGAACAATTAGTTTCTATGGTAAATAATTTAATAAGCAACAACACAAAACCTGATATTACATTTTTTATTGATGTAGAGCCAAAAGTTGCTTTTGAGCGAATGTCACAAATTATCAATCACAAACGTGATCGTCTAGAAATTCGTGGACGCCAGTTTTATCTAAGAGTAATTGAGGGCTTTAATTTTGTAGCAAAACAAAGACCTAATAACTTTTTTAAAATAAGTGGCAATAACCAACCAGAAGAAGTTTTAGCAAATGTAATTAATGTTTTTGAAAAATTTTTAGCGGGTTAA